TTGACAGGCATACCCTTTTTAACAAGTCCCCTTTCGTAAAGTACTTCCGGGTTTACATGCTCCCCATCAGAAAAGTACTTTTCTAAGGTCTTTATGTTAACTACAGAGTAAACTACCTTATTTATGCTCCTGAATCCCCTTTTGGGTATCCTCTTGTGAAGAGGCGTTTGACCACCCTCAAACCAGGACGGAAGATTCCTGTCACCTGATCTTGTCTTTTGCCCTTTGTGTCCCTTACCGCAAGTTTTACCAAGTCCAGAACCTATACCCCTACCTACTCTCTTCTTCTCCTTAGTAGCTCCTTCATTAGGTGCAAGCTCATGCAACTTCATGTCAAGCCTCCTTAAACCCTCTCTACTTTCAGAAGGTAAAATGCCTTCCTTATGTTACCTTGCACTGCGGGATTGTCGGGAAGCACCTTTGATTGACCCAACTTTTTCAGTCCCAAACTTCTCACAGCTTTTATATGAGCTTCCGGTTTGCCTGCAAGTCCCCTAACTAAGGTTACCTTTATCATACCTTCATCTCGCATATATGTGATACCTCCTCTGAAGCTCTTCAAGATCTATACCTCTTTCTCTTGATACGTCTTCCAAGGATCTGAGCTTCAAGAGTGCATCAAAGACCGCTCTGACCACATTGTTGGGATTCGTACTTCCCTGAAGCTTGGTAAGAACGTCGGTGTATCCGGCAAGTTCAAAGATGGGTTTTGCTGCACCTCCTGCCACTATACCTGTCCC
This region of Hydrogenobacter sp. genomic DNA includes:
- the rplO gene encoding 50S ribosomal protein L15, with the translated sequence MKLHELAPNEGATKEKKRVGRGIGSGLGKTCGKGHKGQKTRSGDRNLPSWFEGGQTPLHKRIPKRGFRSINKVVYSVVNIKTLEKYFSDGEHVNPEVLYERGLVKKGMPVKILGDGELTKRLKVKAHAFSSSAKEKIKALGGSCEVITW
- the rpmD gene encoding 50S ribosomal protein L30 — encoded protein: MRDEGMIKVTLVRGLAGKPEAHIKAVRSLGLKKLGQSKVLPDNPAVQGNIRKAFYLLKVERV